The window AGGTACTCGACGCGGAGCGTGCCGTCGGAGAACGTCACCCCGGTACGGCCCACGGCGTTCTCGCCGACGGTCTCGAAGCTGAACACGTCGCCGTCGTAGTGGGTGAGCGGGAAGCGCAGGGGCTTCGGCCCGAGGGCGAGGGTCAGCCCGTCGCCGTCCGGGTTCGCGGTGACGGTGGCCTTGCCGTAGTAGGGGTTGTCGTACGTCCCGGTGTACGCGCCGTCCTCCCGGGTGGGCTTCGCGCCGGCCGGCGGGTGGGCGTAGTCGGTGGGGGAGCGGCCCGCGGCCTCCATCTGCGCGTACAGCGCCCCGGTCAGGCCCAGCCAGTCGGTGGTGGCCTTGCCGTGCTCGGCGAAGTCGAAGAAGTCCAGGGCGACGGCGTCGGCGAGACCGACCGGGGCGCCGTTGGTCAGGACGACGATCCCGAGCCGTTCCAGCGGAAGCATCGTCACGTTGGTGTTCGCGCCGAGCTCGAAGGCGCCCGAGTGACTCAGGCGCAGTCGACCGGCCTGGTCGTAGGAGACGTTCCAGCCGAGACCGTAGAAGCCGGTCGTCGCGGTGGGCGTGGCGGGCGGCTGCGAGACGATCTCGGGGACATGGGTGCGGGCCAGGGTGTCCTGCGGGACGATGCGCCGGCCGTCCAGGGTGCCTTCGGCCAGTTGGAGGCGCAGCCAGCGGGACATGTCACGGGCCGTCGAACTGACCCCGCCCGCCGGGGACTGGGCGTCCGGGTCGCGGACGAAGCGCGGGCTCCAGGTGCCCTCGGGATTCCGCACGTGGGTGACGGCCTTGTCCGTCGCCCGCTCGAAGGCGGCGAACTCCGTGCTGGTGCGCGTCATGCCCGCCGGCTTGAAGAGGGTGTCCTGGGCGAGCTTCTGCCAACTGGTGCCGTGGGCCCGGGCGATGGCCTCGGCGGCGGCCGTCAACCCGAAGTTGGTGTACGCGTAGCTCGCGCGGAAGGGGGTGAGGGGCAGCAGACGCAGGTGGTCGAGGATGTACGGCCGGTCGTAGCCGAGGTCTTCGAGGAGATCGCCCGCGTGGTCGGGGAGGCCGCTGCGGTGCGAGAACAGGTCGGCCGTGGTGACGTGCCCGGTGACCCAGGGGTCCTTGAGGGAGAAGCCGGGGAGCGGGACGTGCCTGTCCCATGCGTCGGGGGAGGTCAGGGCGCCGGCCACCACCGTGGAGGAGACCGGCTTGGAGAGGGAGGCGATCTGGAAGACCGTGTCGGGGTCGACCCGCGCGCTCTCGCCGGTCCGGCGCAGCCCGAAACCCTTGAGGTGGACGACCTCGTCGTCGTGGACGACGGCCACGGACACCCCGGGGACACCGGTGCGCTTCATCATGGCCGTGACGGTCGCGTCGAGACGGTCCACCGCCTTGTCGACGGCGGCGTCCGTGAGTCGGGGCTGCGGCGTCGGAGGGGCCGGTGCGGCCGTCGCTCCGGCGGTGGCCGCGGCGGTCAGCATCATGGCAGCCCCTGCCGAGCCGAGCGCGCGGAGCGTACGCATGGGGTCATTGTCCCGCCGGACGGGCGGGGGCGCGCGGTGGCCTGTGGCCGGCCCTTGGGGGGTGGGTGGTTCGGCATGCGGAGTGGTTGCGCGGGGCCGGTTCGGCGCGGCGCCGTTGCGCGGAGCGGCCCCGGCTGCGCCGGGCTTTCGGGGCTCCGCCCCGGGCCCCGCGCCTCAAACGCCGGCGGGGCTGGAAGGGGCCGGGGTCCGGCGGGGCTGGATGGGCCGGGGTCCGCTCGGTCAGACCGTGGCGGGGGTGGGGAGTTCCTGTTCGGCTTCCACCTTCGCGTTCCAGTCGCGCTTGATCGCGCGCCAGCCCTCGTCGGTCTCGCCCAGGCGCCAGTAGCCGGAGATGGAGAGACGTTCCCTCGGGATGCCGCGTTCGACGCGCAGGTGGCGGCGGAGCTCCTTCACGAAGCCCGCCTCGCCGTGGACGAACGCGTGGACGTCGGCGGAGGGGAACCGCAGGGAGGAGACCGCCTCGACCAGGGCCTCGCCGACGGGGCGGTTCCCGCGGTGCAGCCAGATCGGGACGACTCCGTCGGGGGTGGCGATCTTCTGCTCGTCGTCCGGGCCGTCGATCTCGATGAAGGCGTGCACGACGGCCCCGGCCGGCATCCGCTCCATCGTCGCGGCGATCGCCGGCAGGGCGCTCTCGTCGCCCGCGAGGAGGTGCCAGCCCGCGTCCTCGGCCGGGGCGTAGGCGCCGCCCGGCCCGAGGAAGCGGACGAGTTCGCCCGGCTGGACCCGGGCGGCCCAAGGGCCGGCCAGACCCTCGTCGCCGTGGACGACGAAGTCCAAGGTCAGCTCGCGGTGCGTCGGGTCCCAAGAGCGCACCGTGTACGCGCGCTGGCGCGGCCACTCCGCGCTGGGGTGCGCCGCCCGGATCCGGTCCAGGTCCCACGGCACCGTGTACGTGACGCCGTCGGGGGCGAACAGGAGTTTGACGTAGTGGTCGGTGAACTCGCCCGCGCCGAAACCGGCCAGGCCCGCACCGCCCAGCACGATGCGCACCATGTGCGGCGTGAGCCGTTCGGTGTGTACGACGACGGCGGTGCCGACGGTGCGGGCGCGTCCTTCTGCCACGGCGTCTCCCCTGACTCCCCAGAAACTTAGGATTACCTAAGTTAGCACCTCAGGAGCGCAGCGCGCCTCCCAGGCGCGATACGGCTCCACCAAGACCCCACCGGTGGGCCAGCGCGTCGACCATCTCCGGATCCGCCGCGGCCGCCGGGAGCGCGGGGTCGAAGGCGGGCAGCGGCACGTCCGAGGCGACCTGGACCACCTTCGGGGCGACCGCCAGATACGGCCGGGATTCATCCAGCCGCCGCCGCTGGGTGGGGGTGAGGCCCGACGTCGGGTCGTCGATCGCGGCGATGATCCCCGCGAGGTTCCCGTACGCGTCCAACAGCTTGGCCGCCGTCTTCTCGCCGATCCCCGGCACGCCCGGCAGGCCGTCGCTCGGATCGCCGCGCAGCAGCGCCAGGTCCGCGTACCCGGGGCCGTCCACCCCGTACTTCTCGCGCAGCCAGGCCTCGTCCGTGACCTGGAGGGTGCCGACGCCCTTGAGCGGGTACAGCACGCGGCGCCGCTTGGCGTCGTCCACCAGCTGGTAGAGGTCCCGGTCGCCGGTGACGATGTCCACCGGGCCGGTCGCCCGCGCCGTCAAGGTGCCGATGACGTCATCGGCCTCGTAGTCGGCGACCCCCACCCGGGCGATCCCGAACGCGTCCAGCGCCGCCTCGATGATCGGCACCTGCGGGGCGAGGGTGTCCGGGGTCTCCTCCACGTCCGGTCCGGTCTCGGTCTCCCGCGCCACCCGGTGGGCCTTGTAGGACGGGATCAGTTCCACCCGCCAGTGCGGTCGCCAATCGGCGTCCATGCAGGCCACCAGGTCGTCGGGGCGGTGGTCCTGGACCAGCCGGCCGATGAAGTCGAGCAGCCCGCGCACGGCGTTGACCGGGGTGCCGTCGGGGGCCTTCACGGAGTCCGGCACACCGAAGTAGGCGCGGTAGTAGAGGGAGGCGGTGTCCAGGAGCATCAGGCGTCGTGTCGTCACGCTGACGATGATGCCGCAGCCGTCCGACGGCCCGCGGCCGAGGACGGGTCGAGCCGTGCACGCGAATCCGGGGGCGGTTGCTGCGTAAGGTGCTTACAGCACACCGATGTGCGTCCGACGGACAAGGGGAGGGCAGCCCCGCCATGAACGACAAGGACGGCAAGGTCGACACGGACGGCAAGGACGAGAAGGACAAGGACAAGGACGCCAAGGACCAACCGCTCCGGGTGGGCGTGGCCGTGCGCAAGCGGCGCCGCGCGCTCCAGCTCACCCTCGCCGCGGTGTCGGGGCGCAGCGGCCTGTCCGTCCCCTTCCTCAGCCAGATAGAGAACGAGCGCGCCCGACCCAGCATGCGCTCCCTGGAACGGGTCGCCGACGCGCTGGAGACCACGGCCGTGGAACTGCTGGCCGCCTCCGACACCGCGCGCACGGTGGACCTCGTACGGGCCGGCGACGACTCCGCCCTCACCCCGATCCAGGGCGTCCGTCCGCTCGTGCGCGGGCACCACCAACTGCACGCGCTGGAGTTCACCGGGGACCAGGACGCGGGCCGGGAGTACCAGCACCGCAACGACGAACTGATGTACGTGGTCGCGGGCGCCTGCCAGGTGGAGGCCGAGGGGCGGGCGTACCGGCTGGAGAGCGGTGACGCGCTGTTCCTGTCCGGCGGGGTGCGCCACCGCTGGCGGGCCGTCACCGAGGACACCCGGATCCTGGTCGTGGCGGTGGGCGAGCACATCCACGCCACCTCCGAGCCGCCGTCCCCGGGGCGCTGAAGCCGGTGGGCGTGTCCCGCGGGATCTCGCGTGTCGTCTCGCTCGTGCCCTCGCTGACCGAGGCCGTGGCCGTGAGCGCGCCCGGACGCCTGGTGGGGGTCACGGACTGGTGCACGCACCCCGCCGACCTCGACGAGGCGGGCGTGGTGCGGATCGGGGGGACCAAGAACCCCGACGTGGCCAGGATCGTCGCGCTGCGCCCGGACCTGGTGATCGCCAACGAGGAGGAGAACCGGGCGCCGGACCTGGCCGCGCTGCGGGCCGCCGGGGTGCCCGTGGCCGTCACCGAGATCCGCGACCTCCCGCAGGCGCTGCGCGAACTGGACCGGCTGCTGGTCGGGACGCTGGGCCTGGCCCGGCCGCGGTGGTTGACGGACGCGGAGGCCGCGTGGGCGAGGGTGGAGCCCGTGGGGCACCGGACGGCCATCGTGCCGGTGTGGCGCAGGCCCTGGATGGTGCTGGGGCGGGACACCTTCGCCGGGGACCTGCTGGCCCGGCTCGGGGTGCGCAACGAGTACGCGGGACACGCGGAGCGGTACCCGCGGGTGCCGGTCGAGGACCTGGCCGGGGCCGGCTGCGATCTGGTGGTGCTGCCCGACGAGCCGTACCGCTTCACCGCGTCCGACGGGCCCGAGGCCTTCCCCGCTCTGCCCGCCGCGCTGATCAGTGGACGGCACCTGACCTGGTACGGGCCCTCCCTGGCCGAGGCGCCGGACGTACTGGCGAGGGCCCTGCGCGCCGCGCGCTGACCGGCCGGGCCGGGCTCAGCGCGGGGCGCGGAGCAGGCGGCCGGAGTACAGGCCGCGCAGCGTGTGGACCGCGGCCGCGGCCCAGGCGATCAGCAGGACCAGGAACAGGGCCGCGGCCAGCCAGGCGAAGGCGGTCAGCCCGGTGTGGCGGGCCAGGCCGGCGGCGCCGGTGACACAGGTGCCGACCGGGAAGGTCAGGGCCCACCAGGTCATCGCGAAGCCCATGCCGCCGCGGGCGGCCCGGACCAGCATCGCCGCGGCCAGGGCCAGCCACAGCAGGGCGAAGCCCATGACGGGGACCCCGTAGACGACGGCGAAGGCCCCGAGGGCGCCCGCGTACGGGGCGCCGATCGCCCCGGGGGCCATGTCCGCGAGCTGGTTGACGGCGGTGGTGGACTGGCCGAGGGGACCCAGGACCAGGAACAGGGTCGGGGTCAGCAACAGCGGCAGCGGACCGCTCGTGATCAGTCGGCCGAGGATCAACGGCAGCATCAGCAGGGTGGCCAGCAGACTGAGGCCGAAGAGCGCGTAACAGCCCAGCAGCATGGCCTCGCGGGCCTGCCCGGCGGGCAGATGGGGTATCAGCAGGGGGCCCAGCGCGGCGGAGACCATCGGGGCGACCAGGGGGAGCAGCCACACGGGGGTGGCTTGCCCTGCCTCGACCTTGTGACGCACCACCATCAGGTACGGGACGAGCACCGCCATCAGCAGGCCGATCGCCGTGCCGGCGGTGAACAGCACGGCGTCCACGGCGACGGCCGCCTCCGTCCCGATCAGGTCCTTGCCCACGATCAGGGTGCCGCCGCCCACCGCCAGCAGCGCCATCGACAGACACCCGTAGAACGGGGCGACGGCCGGCTCCAGCAGATGGGCGCGGGCCTGGTCGCGGTGGTACAGCCAGTGCCCGGCCCGGGCCGTGAGCAGCACGACCAGGGCCGCGGCCGACAGCGCCCAGACGAGTTGGCAGGCCACGCGCTGCCCGGGGAACTGGTAGGGCAGGGTCGCGCCGGCGTTGGCGATGATCGCCGTACCCATGACCGAGGCGTACCAGTTCGGGCCGAGGTGCCGGAGCGCGGGGGCCTTGTGGGCCCGGGGTGCGGGAGCGGCGGTGGTGCGGGGACGTACGAGGGTGGTGGCCATGGGTCCAGCGTCGTGCCGGGCGGGACCGACCGGCAGAGGTCGCTGTCCTATGAGGCCATAAACTGACCTTATGGGTAATGAGGAGTGGGTTCCGCTGGCGCATCGCGTACCGGACCTGGGCGCGCTGGAACTGCTGCTCGCGGTCGCCCGCGTCGGCAGCCTGAGCGCGGCCGCCCGGCGGCTGGGCATCACCCAACCCGCCGCCAGCAGTCGCATCCGGGCCATGGAGACCCGCCTGGGCGTGGCACTCGTCGACCGGTCCCCGCGCGGGTCCACGCTCACCGCCGAAGGCGCGCTGGTCACCGACTGGGCGCGGCGGGTCGTCGAGGCGGCCGAGGCCTTCGACGCGGGCGCGCAGGCGCTGCGCGGGCGGCGGGACTCGCGCCTGCGGGTGGCGGCCAGCATGACCATCGCGGAATACCTGCTCCCCGGCTGGCTCATCGCACTGCGCGGGCAGCGCCCCGGGACGGCGGTGTCGCTGCACGCCGGCAACTCGGCCGACGTCGCCGAACGGGTCCTCGCGCACGAGGCCGACCTGGGGTTCGTCGAAGGGCTGTCCGTACCGGACGGACTGGACTCCGCCGTCATCGCGCAGGACCGGCTGGTCGTCGCGGTGGCACCGCGACACCCCTGGGCACGGCGCACCAGGCCGGTGCCGGCGCAGGAACTGGCGGCGACCCCGCTGATCCTGCGGGAGCGGGGCTCCGGGACGCGGCAGGTGCTGGACGCCGCGCTGGCCGGATGCGGGGGGCTGGCCGCGCCCCTGCTGGAACTGGCGTCCACGACGGCCGTGAAGGCGGCGGCGCTCAGCGGGGCCGGGCCGTGCGTGCTGTCCGAACTGGCGGTGGGGGACGAGCTGGGGGCGCGGCGGCTGGTGGAGGTGCCGGTCGCCGGGGCGGCGCTGGACCGGGCGCTGCGGGCCGTGTGGCCGACGGGGGCGCGGCCGGCGGGGCCCGCGCGGGATCTGCTGTCGCTGACCCGGGCCTGACCCCTGGCCGGGGGGTGCGGGGGCCCTGGCCGGGCGTTGCCCTCCCCGGCCCGGGCCCGGCCCCCGGGGTGCGACCCCCGGACGCGGTGCCGGGTGCGGCGCCGTTGCGGGGGCTCCGCCCCCGGACCCCCGCGCCTCAAACGCCGGCGGGGCTGGAGATGGGGCGGGGCGGGAGGGGTGGGGTCAGACGTGGGCCAGGGGGGTGGTGGTGAGGGTCTCGGTGGGGGTGGCCGCCGCGATCAGCGCGGCCATGACCCGGGTGTCCTTGTCGCGTTCCGGGTGCCACTGGACGCCCAGGACCCAGCGGTCGGGGTCGGGGAGTTCGATGGCCTCCACCGTGCCGTCCAGGGCGTGGGCCGAGACGATCAGGCCCCGGCCCAGGCGGTCCACGGCCTGGTGATGGTAGGTCGGCACGTCCGCCTCCTCCGGTACCAGCTCCGCGTACCGGGTGCCCGCGACCGGGCGGACCGGGTGCGAGGAGATGGCGCCCGGGGTGTGGACGTGGCCGTCGAGGTGCTGGATCAGGCTGCCGCCCAGGGCCACGTTCAGTGCCTGCATGCCCCGGCAGATGCCCAGCAGCGGGAGGTCCGCGGCCAGGGCGGCCCTGATGAGGGCCAGCTCCCACGCGTCGCGGACCGTGGCGGGTGCGCCCGTACGGGGGTCGCGCGGGGCGCCGTAGTGGACGGGGTCGACGTCCGGGCCGCCCGCGACGACCAGGCCGTCCACCCGGCTCAGCACCTCCGCGGCGCGTCCCGGTTCGTCCGGCGGCAGCAGGACCGCGGCGCCGCCCGCCGCCTGGACGAGTTCGTAGTACCCGGAGGGGACGAGGGCGGTCGGGAGGTCCCACACGTTGTAGCGGGTGGATTCCTCGACGTAGGTGGTGATGCCGATGAGCGGCCTGGGCACGGGTGCTACCTCCAGGGTGGTTCCGGGGTGTTCCGACGGACCCGTACCGGCGAACCGGTACGGGCCCAGGATTTCAGTCGCGGGTCAATTCCGCCTCGGCGGCCGCCAGCGCCGCGAACTCCTCCTCGGGCGCGGAGGCCACCAGGTGGTGGCGACTGTAGAGCGCGAAGTAGGCCAGGGCGACGGCGTACACGGCCAGCGCGATGAAGGCCGCGTCCTTGTCCACCAGGAAGGTCGCGACGAGCGCGGAGAGGGCCAGGACGAAGGCCACCGAGGAGGTGACGATGCCGCCCGGGGTACGGTACGGCCGCTCCAGACCGGGCTCCCGCCGGCGGAGCACGATGTGCGAGAGGGCCATCAGGGCGTACGAGATGGTCGCGCCGAACACGGCGATGTTCAGCATGCGCGGACCGTTGCCGGTGGCGGCGGCCAGGGCGAAACCGATCGCGCCGGGGATCAGCAGACCCAGGTAGGGGGCTTTGCGCTTCGAGGTCAGGGACAGGAAGCGCGGCAGGTAGCCCGCCCGGGAGAGGGCGAACAACTGGCGCGAGCCGGCGTAGATGAGGGAGAAGAACGAGGCCACGAGCCCCGCGAGCCCGGCGTAGTTGACGAACGTCTTCAGCCAGGACAGGCCCGGGTTGCCGTCCAGGGCGACCACCAGCGGGTTGCCGGCGTCCTTGAGGGCGTCGGCGCCGCGGGCGCCCGTCGAGGCGAGGAAGGTGATCAGGGCGAGCAGGACGAGGATGCCCATGGAGATCGACAGGGCCCTGGGCATCGAGCGGACCGGGTCCTTGGCCTCCTCGGCCGCGAGGGGGACGCCCTCCACGCCCAGGAAGAACCACATGCCGAAGGGGAAGGCGGCCCAGATGCCGAGGACGCCCAGCGGGAGCCAGGAGCCCGCGCCGAAGGCCTCGGTGTCGACGGCGATGTCGTTCAGGTTCGACGCGTCGAACTCGGTGAACGCGCCGAGCGCGAAGACGATCAGGGCGACCACGGCGACGGCGGTGACGACGAGGGAGAAGCGCAGGGCCTCACCGACGCCCCAGAGGTGGATTCCGATGAAGATCGCGAAGCAGGCCAGGTAGACCGGCCAGCCGGAGGTGAGGCCGAAGAGGTTCAGGGACTCGACGTAGTCGCCGATGAAGATGGAGATCGCGGCGGGGGCCAGGATGTACTCGATGAGGATCGCGGTACCGGTGAGGAAGCCGCCCCAGGTGCCCAGTGCCCGGCGGGCGAAGCCGTATCCGCCGCCCGCCGTGGGCAGGATCGCGGAGAGTTCCGCGAGCGAGAAGACCAGACAGGCGTACATCGTGCCCATCAGGACGGTGGCGATGGCCAGGCCGCCGAAGCCGCCCTGTGCCAGGCCTATGTTCCAGCCGGAGAAGTCGCCGGAGACGACGTACGCGACCCCGAGACCGGTGAGCAGCAGCCAGCCGGCGCTGCCGCGGCGGAGCGTGCGGCGTTCCAGGTAGCCGTCGCCGCCCTCGGGGGACTTGGTGGGATCGGCCGCGGCTGCCAGCCGGGCCTCGATGTCGTCGGCCATGTGCGCTCCTGCCTAGGGCAATGGTTGTGAGGCGTACCTTTGCGTCATGGGAGTGGAGCGCGCAAGACCCCTGCGTTAAACAGGGGTTACGAAACGCTCTCGGTCCGAAACCAGGCCGAACCCGCCGTAAGGCGGTGCTTTCAGGCCAGAAATCCCCGCAGGAGCGCCGCCGTCCCGCAGCAGTGTTCGCGCATCGTCTCCCGCGCCGCGTCCGCGTTCCCCTCCAGGACCGCCTCCACCAGCGTCGAGTGCTGCTGCTGCGAGTGCTCCAGGTTGCGCACCAGCAGCGGAATGCAGTCCAGCAGGTCGTTCACGGTGGCGCGGACGGCCGCGTACTGGGCCGTCAGCGTGGCCGATCCGGCGAGTTCGCACAGGGTGAGGTGGAACAGGGTGTCCTGGCGGCGGTAGTCCGCGAGCGGGGCGTCGTGGGTGGCGGTCAGCGCGCCGAGCAGCCGCTCGGTCCCCTCCTCGGTCAGCCCCTGCGAGGCGCACAGCCCGGCCGCGCCCACCTCCAACACCTCGCGGAAGCGCAGCGCGTCCTCGATGTCCACACCCGCCACCCGCCGTCGCAGCTCCTGCTCGGCGCCGCCGGCGGGGGTGTCGGGGCGGTGCAGCACGAACGTTCCGCCGTACCGGCCGCGGCGGGCCTCCACCAGGCCCTGGTCCTGGAGCACCTTCAGCACCTCCCGCAGGGTCACCCGGCTGATCCCCATCCGCTCGGCCAGCTCGCGCTCGGCCGGAAGCCGCTCCCCGCCCGGCACCAGACCCAGTCGGACGACCTGGAGGATCTGCTCCAGCGCCTCCTCGAAACCGTTGCCCGCCCGCACCTGTCTCAGCACGGGATTCAGCCGTGCGATCGCGTCGCCTTCACTCGCCGTGTCGGTCATCTCGGCTCCTCCCCTTCCCAAGCAATGGTTCTATTCAATACCTTAGGCGCACTCGGCTCACCGAAGGAGAGATTCCAGTGGTAGACCGCAAGCCGCCGCTCGCGATCGAGGAGCTCCGCTCCCTCGTCGCCAGCGGTGAGATCGACACAGTCGTCCTGGCCTTCCCCGACATGCAGGGACGCCTCCAGGGCAAGCGGTTCGCCGCACAGTTCTTCCTCGACGAGGTACTCGCCCACGGCACCGAGGGCTGCAACTACCTGCTCGCCGTCGACACCGACATGAACACCGTCGACGGATACGAGATGTCCTCCTGGGACCGCGGCTACGGCGACTTCGCCATGCACCCCGATCCGGCCACCCTGCGCCGCCTCCCCTGGAACCCCGGCAGCGTCTTCCTCCTCGCCGACCTGGCCTGGAACGACGGCTCGCCGGTGGTCGCCGCCCCGCGCCAGATCCTGCGCCGCCAACTGGAGCGCCTCGCCGACCTCGGGTACACCGCCATGGTCGGCACCGAACTGGAATTCATGGTCTTCCAGGACACCTACGAACAGGCCTGGAACGCCAACTACCGTGACCTGACACCGGCCAACCAGTACAACATCGACTACTCCGTCCTCGGCACCGGCCGCGTCGAGCCCCTGCTGCGCCGCATCCGCAACGAGATGCAGGCCGCCGGCCTCGTCGTCGAGTCCGCCAAGGGCGAGTGCAACCTCGGGCAGCACGAGATCGTGTTCCGCTACGACGAGGCGCTCACCACCTGCGACCAGCACTCCGTCTACAAGACGGGAGCCAAGGAGATCGCGGCCCAGGAAGGCGTCTCGCTCACCTTCATGGCCAAGTACGACGAGCGCGAGGGCAACTCCTGTCACATCCACCTCTCGCTGGGTGACGCCGACGGACACAACGCGATGGCCGGCGGACCCGACGACCCCGACGGCATGTCGCCGGTGATGCGTCACTTCCTGGCCGGCCAACTGGCCGCGCTGCGGGACTTCTCCCTTCTCTACGCCCCGAACATCAACTCGTACAAGCGTTTCCGCCCCGGATCCTTCGCGCCGACCGCCGTCGCCTGGGGCGTGGACAACCGGACCTGCGCCCTCCGCGTGGTCGGCCACGGCCGCTCCATGCGCTTCGAGAACCGCCTGCCGGGCGGCGACGTCAACCCGTACCTCGCCGTCTCCGGTCTCGTCGCCGCGGGCCTGTACGGCATCGAGCACGGCCTGGAACTGCCCGAGGCCTGCGCCGGCAACGCGTACACCGCCGACTACGCCCACGTCCCCACCTCCCTGCGCGAGGCCGCGGAACTCTGGGAGAACAGCGAGATCGCCAAGGCCGCGTTCGGCCCCGAAGTGGTCGCCCACTACCGCAACATGGCCCGCGTGGAACTCGACGCGTACGACTCCGCGGTGACCGACTGGGAACTGCGCCGCTCCTTCGAACGCCTCTGACCGCTCCCACCCCGCACCCACCGCACCCGAACGTCTGAGAGGCACCACGTGTCCGATGAGCTGGCCCCCCTCGATCTGAGAGTGCTGAACCCGGCCACCGAGGAGATCGTCGCCACCGTCCCGACCGCCACACGGGACGACGTCGACGCCGCCGTCACCAGGGCCGCCGCGGCCCAACGGGCCTGGGCGGCGGCCTCACCCGCCGACCGCGCCCGACTGCTGCGCCGCTTCGCCGCGGTGGTCGACGGACACGTCGAGGAACTCGCCGCCCTGGAGGTCCGGGAAGCCGGACACACCATCGGCAACGCCCGCTGGGAAGCCGGGAACGTACGCGACCTGCTCGACTTCGCCGCCGGGGGAGTGGAGCGACTCTCCGGCCGGCAGATCCCGGTCGCGGGCGGCATCGACGTCACCTTCCTCGAACCCCTCGGCGTCATCGGCGTGATCGCCCCGTGGAACTTCCCCATGCCGATCGCCGCCTGGGGCGTGGCGCCCGCCCTCGCCGCCGGCAACGCCGTCATCCTCAAGCCCGCCGAGACCACCCCCCTCACCGCCCTGCGCCTCGCCGAACTCGCCCTCCAGGCCGGGATCCCCGAGCACCTCTTCCAGGTGCTCCCCGGCCGGGGAGCGGTCACCGGCGACGCACTGGTCGAACACCCCGGCGTCGCGAAGATCGTCTTCACCGGATCCACCCCCGTCGGCAAGCGGATCATGGCCAAGTGCGCCGACCGGGTGAAACGGCTCACCCTCGAACTCGGCGGGAAGAGCCCCAACATTGTCTTCGCCGACGCCGACCTGGAGGCCGCCGCCGCCGCGGCCCCGATGTCCTTCCTCGACAACACCGGCCAGGACTGCTGCGCCCGCACCCGGATCCTCGTACAGCGCTCCGTGTACGACCGGTTCCTGGAACTCGTCACCCCGGGCATCGAAGGCGTGGTCGTCGGCGACCCGTCCGACGAGAAGACCCAGATGGGCCCGCTGATCTCACAGGTGCAACGGGAGCGCGTACGGTCCTACGTCACCGACGACCTCACCGCGATCCGCGGCACCGCCCCCGACGGCCCCGGCTTCTGGTACCCCCCGACCCTCGTCCTCGACGTCGACCCCGCCGCCCCCGTCGCCGCCGAGGAGGTCTTCGGCCCGGTCGCCGTCGTCCTGCCCTTCGACGACGAGGAGGACGCCGTGCGCCTGGCCAACGCCACCGCGTACGGGCTCTCCGGCTCCCTGTGGACCCGCGACATCGGCCGCGCCCTGCGCGTCTCGCGCGCCGTCGCCGCGGGCAACCTGTCCGTCAACTCCCACAGCAGCGTCCGCTACTCGACGCCCTT of the Streptomyces sp. NBC_01426 genome contains:
- a CDS encoding serine hydrolase, whose product is MRTLRALGSAGAAMMLTAAATAGATAAPAPPTPQPRLTDAAVDKAVDRLDATVTAMMKRTGVPGVSVAVVHDDEVVHLKGFGLRRTGESARVDPDTVFQIASLSKPVSSTVVAGALTSPDAWDRHVPLPGFSLKDPWVTGHVTTADLFSHRSGLPDHAGDLLEDLGYDRPYILDHLRLLPLTPFRASYAYTNFGLTAAAEAIARAHGTSWQKLAQDTLFKPAGMTRTSTEFAAFERATDKAVTHVRNPEGTWSPRFVRDPDAQSPAGGVSSTARDMSRWLRLQLAEGTLDGRRIVPQDTLARTHVPEIVSQPPATPTATTGFYGLGWNVSYDQAGRLRLSHSGAFELGANTNVTMLPLERLGIVVLTNGAPVGLADAVALDFFDFAEHGKATTDWLGLTGALYAQMEAAGRSPTDYAHPPAGAKPTREDGAYTGTYDNPYYGKATVTANPDGDGLTLALGPKPLRFPLTHYDGDVFSFETVGENAVGRTGVTFSDGTLRVEYLDADHLGTFTER
- a CDS encoding siderophore-interacting protein, with product MAEGRARTVGTAVVVHTERLTPHMVRIVLGGAGLAGFGAGEFTDHYVKLLFAPDGVTYTVPWDLDRIRAAHPSAEWPRQRAYTVRSWDPTHRELTLDFVVHGDEGLAGPWAARVQPGELVRFLGPGGAYAPAEDAGWHLLAGDESALPAIAATMERMPAGAVVHAFIEIDGPDDEQKIATPDGVVPIWLHRGNRPVGEALVEAVSSLRFPSADVHAFVHGEAGFVKELRRHLRVERGIPRERLSISGYWRLGETDEGWRAIKRDWNAKVEAEQELPTPATV
- a CDS encoding 5'-3' exonuclease, producing the protein MLLDTASLYYRAYFGVPDSVKAPDGTPVNAVRGLLDFIGRLVQDHRPDDLVACMDADWRPHWRVELIPSYKAHRVARETETGPDVEETPDTLAPQVPIIEAALDAFGIARVGVADYEADDVIGTLTARATGPVDIVTGDRDLYQLVDDAKRRRVLYPLKGVGTLQVTDEAWLREKYGVDGPGYADLALLRGDPSDGLPGVPGIGEKTAAKLLDAYGNLAGIIAAIDDPTSGLTPTQRRRLDESRPYLAVAPKVVQVASDVPLPAFDPALPAAAADPEMVDALAHRWGLGGAVSRLGGALRS
- a CDS encoding helix-turn-helix domain-containing protein yields the protein MNDKDGKVDTDGKDEKDKDKDAKDQPLRVGVAVRKRRRALQLTLAAVSGRSGLSVPFLSQIENERARPSMRSLERVADALETTAVELLAASDTARTVDLVRAGDDSALTPIQGVRPLVRGHHQLHALEFTGDQDAGREYQHRNDELMYVVAGACQVEAEGRAYRLESGDALFLSGGVRHRWRAVTEDTRILVVAVGEHIHATSEPPSPGR
- a CDS encoding helical backbone metal receptor; the encoded protein is MGVSRGISRVVSLVPSLTEAVAVSAPGRLVGVTDWCTHPADLDEAGVVRIGGTKNPDVARIVALRPDLVIANEEENRAPDLAALRAAGVPVAVTEIRDLPQALRELDRLLVGTLGLARPRWLTDAEAAWARVEPVGHRTAIVPVWRRPWMVLGRDTFAGDLLARLGVRNEYAGHAERYPRVPVEDLAGAGCDLVVLPDEPYRFTASDGPEAFPALPAALISGRHLTWYGPSLAEAPDVLARALRAAR
- a CDS encoding TDT family transporter; translation: MATTLVRPRTTAAPAPRAHKAPALRHLGPNWYASVMGTAIIANAGATLPYQFPGQRVACQLVWALSAAALVVLLTARAGHWLYHRDQARAHLLEPAVAPFYGCLSMALLAVGGGTLIVGKDLIGTEAAVAVDAVLFTAGTAIGLLMAVLVPYLMVVRHKVEAGQATPVWLLPLVAPMVSAALGPLLIPHLPAGQAREAMLLGCYALFGLSLLATLLMLPLILGRLITSGPLPLLLTPTLFLVLGPLGQSTTAVNQLADMAPGAIGAPYAGALGAFAVVYGVPVMGFALLWLALAAAMLVRAARGGMGFAMTWWALTFPVGTCVTGAAGLARHTGLTAFAWLAAALFLVLLIAWAAAAVHTLRGLYSGRLLRAPR
- a CDS encoding LysR family transcriptional regulator — protein: MGNEEWVPLAHRVPDLGALELLLAVARVGSLSAAARRLGITQPAASSRIRAMETRLGVALVDRSPRGSTLTAEGALVTDWARRVVEAAEAFDAGAQALRGRRDSRLRVAASMTIAEYLLPGWLIALRGQRPGTAVSLHAGNSADVAERVLAHEADLGFVEGLSVPDGLDSAVIAQDRLVVAVAPRHPWARRTRPVPAQELAATPLILRERGSGTRQVLDAALAGCGGLAAPLLELASTTAVKAAALSGAGPCVLSELAVGDELGARRLVEVPVAGAALDRALRAVWPTGARPAGPARDLLSLTRA